GTTTATCCGGTTTAATGGTTTAAAAGCAACTGCAAAGTCATTGAGGGCTTAAGTGGAACAGACAGAATCAGAGATTTGCAATCTTACCAGTCTAGTCCAAATTTTCAAGAATATTAATCCAAGTGCCCAATCCTGATACAGCAGAAAAACTGGGCTCTCGTCAATAGGCACCCTCATGGGTACAATCACCAGCAGCTCAAAAAGGAGTCCAATCAGCACGGGGATAACGAAGATCTGGAAAGAAACATTATTCATGGTTAGACACTAGAGTACAGGCCTTGTCAATCATAGACCACACTGGCAAATGCAAAATGAGATACTTGCAACAAGCTCAGTCCAGATGAATTACCCATATTGACAGGAGAGCAGAACTCTTCAGGACAATAGAGCACCACTTGCAGATCTGTTGTACCAGGAAGCCCAGACGTCGTGATCTAATGTAGTCAACTGCATATCTGGTTCCAGCTGCTGCACTCCAGATAATATAGCAACCGATGCTAAAAGAGAACAGATCTGATCAAGAGACAAGAAAACCACAAGTTCAGTGAAGCATCACTACATTAACCTCATAAATATGAAACTTGTATAGCAAACGAGGGAAGGTAAGCATCAGCAAATTACCATTGCACTTGATGCCATGTGTGATTGGCAGGCGGGGAACAGCCTCAAAAACAAGACGACCAAGTGAGATAGGAATAACAATCATTCCAGCATTGAATATGAGTAGCGTCATCCATGCCAGTATAAGCAAGAGTATGATACGGAGTGCAAAACTGTACCTTCAAAAGGTAAAGAATTATTAAGAGGACTTAACTAGTGATAAAATTTAGTAATAGTATTATGTATGCTAATACAAGAGAGGATTTCTTGCTCCAAGAGTACGATGGAGCCCGATTTTTAAAGAAATCAAAAGTGAGATTTTTAAGTTTCAAACAATTCTGAAAAAAAAACATGGGCTTTCATAGCAAATAGTTCATGTGCTAGAAATACATGTTTTTTTGTCTGTGTAGCTCACAACAAaacatatttcatcatgaaatttacAGGAATGTTGTACGCATCTCTATGTACATTAAACTTCAAAATCTGACGGGCTCCATGGAGGCCCCATGATCCAAAAGCAATTTCCGTACTTATACTGATTACTTAACATAGATGCTAGATTTCTCtaaaggaggagggaggggcttcaACAGAACACTTAAAATTTAAAGGCAGAGTTTATAGTCTTAAGAATTTGTTAGAAGAAAAATAATTCAACCACACTCCAAACTGTTTTACTTTTGATATAGGACATAATCTTCTTTTGTGCAGGTTCAAAAAATATGTAAGAACAGCAAGTAGCTATTCTTTTACCATACTCTAAACTGTTATTCTTTTGATATACAGAAAATATAATCTTCTTTTGTGCAGGTTCAAAAATGATGCGCAGAAAGTAATTATTCTTTTACAGCTATCTAGATATTATACTCACTCTGAATCTCCTTGATCATCTACATCAGATTCTTCagcaatgtcattggcttcatttgcatTACCCCTACCATCATTATCTATGGCAGCATGCTGAATCATACGCTGCTCAAGCTGTGGGGCTACCATTTCCATCCCACCATGTACTCTATCTCTTCTTTCTGCCCTGCCATTCCAGTTCTCTTGCCcagcagcattttcttcaggttttGGTAGTAAGAAATCTGTTAAGCCTAGTGCCCAGCCAATCACAGCAAACCAATGATGCAACAGAGCTTTAATAGTTGCCCGAGGCTTGAAATGCTCAATCGCAAATGGGATGCATATTTGGAACAGAAGCACATCAACTGGAATCTCGGTAAAAGGGTCAAAAATGCTGCAATAATACATCAACAAAAAGATGTAAGTGTAAGATAACCAAATGAGACAGAAAAGATAAATGGCTCGATTAAAAAGATATCGGGATGATCGGACTCACGTAATGTCCAGAGGAAAAGTTTTAGGAGCTACTCGCATGGCCAGTTTGACAGGCAAGAAGACCAGCATCACAATCAAGCTTCCATACACAGCGACAGATAAAAGGACTCGTCGAGCATGTTTATGCACAGGATCATCGATCAGGTCCCTAAAAGGATTGTAATTTGGATCAGCAGGATCCCGTAAGAAGTAAAGAACTCCATTCCGCAGTACCTAcacaggaaggcaaaacaaacatgAGAAACAAGATATACAAGTCCTTGTGTGCAGTTCGTAAACTAGCAGAAATATCAAAGGGATTGACAAGTTGAGCAATACCCCTCGAAGAAGGCTGACAAATATGCTTATTTGGAGCATATATACAATCCCAACAAGCCAATGGATCGAGGAGCTCGCCAAGGGTGACATCGTAAAGAATTCAACTCTTtgagaaattgttgtacccaacaTCTTAAGAGTGCAGACATCAAGCCACCAACCACACACAAGGGGAAATACTCCGAGTTCTATCACCAAAAGGAACGCAACTTTGACCATGGTCATGAGATGCTTCATTCCAGAAAAGAACTGCCTGCATAGAGATGGAATGGCCTCTAGTATTGCAGCGATGCCATAAAGTCTTCCAATAGTAAAACGTTCTCCACGGGCGTATCGAAGTAAAGCCAGTGATCCAATGTACAAAAAGACAAGGCAAAAGATAAACATGTATCCAACAGCAAGAGTTGTCAGATCTGAAAGATAAGATGAGCCAATAGCTGTTCCTTTCACCAGACTGCTCTTCCCAGTGCCCTGCATTACAGCAAGACCAGTGGCATTTATCTTCAAGGACTGAGTAACCACCTCAATCACATGCCCAATAACACCTTCATTGTGACTGTCGGAAGAGAAATTCTTCATGGCATTAAAAGCACTATTCAATGTTTCATTAGCCAAAGAAATAGCAGATTCCGTAAATGGCATCACCCTAGCCAGCATAGGACTGGAGGCTGAAGAGAAAAACCATGATAGATAATACAGGACAATCCTTCCCAATGAGAATGGTACGAAGATCACAACAATGAGGAATATAGCATTGCTGGCCAAAACCTGAAGAGAAATATATGCATATAAAAATTAGAAAATAAGGGAGAAACAGACACTGCCAGCATGACAGCAATAAAGCTAACAATACACCAGGTGATACATGACAGAAAGATCAAAATTACACTTTAAGGATCCTAAATGCGTCTGAATTTTAGAATAAACATATTTCTTTCATGCCAGGTATTAATATGACATTTCTGGGAGTGCGATGAGAAGCCAATGAGGACACCAAGATTGAATAGTGCTTTTAATGCATCTAACAGTCTGGAAAAAGGCAAGATAGATGTCACAGATAACAGTGCTGAGCATCATGTTAATGAGGACACCAAGATAAGGCATATAACTGGCTAACTATCTGGAGGGGACATAGTAGGGATAATCCATACAGATGCTGTCCAACCAAAGATTTTTGAGAAAATACAGCCTAATACTTTGCATAGGATGAAAATATTAGTTGGAATATCGGTTCAGATACATGTAAACATACAAGGGAACCCATTTTGTGTAACTaaaagaagaataacaagaaaaggtCCTTACCGTAATTGCATTCTCAACCAAGTGAAATACTGGCCCTTGCATACCAACAAGTTCATCAAAAGGAACATCCTCCGCACCATCCGCATCATCCAGACCATCTAACATCTGCTCAACTTGGGCCTCTAGTCTTTCCAATCGAGCAGCAACATTTTCTGCATTTCTCCTCAGAAGTTCCCCAGCACCAAGCCCTTGGGCTTCAGCCAGGTCATCAATATTTCCATCTGCACCAGGAACCCTGTTATTAGGACCAGCTAGCCTTCTGACAGCTCGGGCACCATGCCTTTCACGGCCTGCATCGTCCCTGTCAGCTTCATGTCCTCCAAGTTCCCTCAAGTGCCTTATATAGTCCCTTAAAGAGGTAGCTCCAAGAAATATAAGGACAATGATAGCTGAGAGAAGAAATCCATGTAGGCAATCACTGAGAATCAACTGAGCGCTGATGTGACTCAAGAACAGCCTTTGTGCTTCACCAAGACTTCTCACAAATGTTAACCGCCATATCCAGTAGGTAATGAAGGGGATAATCATGAGCCAGACTGAGAGAACAAAGGCAAGCCGGAGCACAAACTGAAACACGTGGCATGCTTTCATCCCAACCCCAAACACAAGTTCTTGGAAAGGAAGTCTGGTTGGAGCATTCTGAGCATAGACAGGCGAGAAAGAGAACGCGTGCTTACAGACCTGAAAATCACAGAAACGCAGTTTGTTAAAACTGGAGTTGGGGAGAGCAAACAGGATGGTGGTATAACGCTATCAGCCTTTTCGTGCAAGTTGGAATTGAAAGCCATTATCATGCATGCCTTGGAGTGGTGAGTGAAGCCTCAACACAGCATATTCGCGCTAAAACTAACTTGCCCCGCAGGATTATGACGCAAGCAGCAACTAAAAGGATATCATCACCATGTCAGCAGAATAGCATGGCCATATTGATTGCCAATCTCTTGACACCGGGTACAGAACCAAAGTAGCTCTGCCACGAACGAGATCCTACTACCTGACGGGCACTTCCCAAAAAACATTCCATGGACATGGTTCTCGAAAAAGACCTAAGTAACCAACGAAACGAGATCCTATTGCTAGAAGGACAATTCACAAAAAACATTCCATGGACATGGCTCTGAACCGCAGCTTCACCAATTATAGCAACGTATAGAGCGCTAAAATCATTCCTACGATGCACCAAATCACCCCTACATCAATTCCCCTATCCAGGTATGGCGCCTATTGACCAATTTCATTCCCAACCTACAGATAGGGGCAGATTTCCCGGATGAATGATCGATTCCGCCACCGCCCAATCGAATCCCTGGGTAAGGGAGCTATAGCTACCTAGGgatgggaggagggggaggggaggtcaAGGATACCTCGCACTGGCGGGAGTTGCTGTGGTCGAGCCACTGGAGGAGGCAGTCCTGGTGCACGAACTTGATGCTGCCGCTGCAGGCGCAGGGGTAGCGCAGCGGGTGCTCGTCGTCGCCGCGGTTGCGGCAGATCCGGCACACGTccccctcctcctcgtcgtcctcgtcgtcgtccgcggccgcggccgccgccgcggccgtgGAGAGCGACCgcgcctcctcctgctcctccggctcgccgccggcggcggcggcggccgggtcgACGATCTCCGCCATGGCTGCTGCGTGGGCGATCGCGCCGGGGGCGGTGAGGCGGATAGGGAGGGGTGGGGAAAGAAAGAGGCGAGGATTTTCCGCTCGCCTCCTCGCTAATAACGCGTCGGTCGGTGACGAGGCGGTCTTCCTCAAACGGGTCCGGGCTTGGGCTTGGGCCGGGCCGGGTCGCGAGGATATAAGTATCTTCTAATCGTAAATAGTTGCAATCCGCTATCTATTTTTCCTCCTCATGAAACCATGACACATCATCAAATTATGCATGTAGTCATAAGTACTTATTTTTTTCTCTTCATGTTACCATGTCACATCATCAAgtcatgaatgtggtcataagtTAATTTTGTGCACTAATCTATCCATCCTCTGTGACACTAGACTCCCTAATTTTAAAGAGCCCACATTCAATTGAGGTATCCAATTGAAATTTGGTCACCTGATTGTGACCAGGTCAACAATTTCTTAAAGCTCTCTCATTCAATTTGTTTGTATTATACACTATGTTTCTTAATTTTTAAGGTCTCGTAATTAATCGGGTACTTTTTCAAGTAGctttcccactcaattcttttactTCCGTATGTTCTCTAGTTTTGAATCTCTTTCATTCAATTGAGTTATTTTATTTTGGACTTGGTTTACGATTTTGACCGGGCCAACGATTTTTCAAATCAACCAGCAGCAATCAGTCCTATAGAAACATATTAATCCCGTGCACCCTGCCACCACCTAGAAAACAAGAAAGTAACCATGTGATATTTTAGCACCAATATAGTACATGCAACCACCGAcgtagattttttttcatataaatatacaTTGGTTAGCGGATAACACACACCACACTAAGAAAGTCCCATCAAATCACcgcattataaataaaaataaatacactCCATCATCTCGGTCACCCGCCAAACTAAATATTCCGTAAGTTCCAAAATATAAAGGGTATTAGCTTTTTGGAAATCAAATTTCTCTAACTTTGAGCAAGTTCAAAGaaaaaatatcgacatccacaatATGAAACAAAAAGGTATGGAAATTCATTTTGTGATGAAAATATCATACCCATTTGATATTATGGttttgatatatttctctacaaatATAATCAAACTTAAATAGTTTGACTTTTTAAAAAAGTTATATACCTTATATTTTAAGACTGTATGTCTTTTTAAGAAACCCAACAACACCAGGCACAGCAAAACGCGCCCAACCCTTCGAGTTGTTTCACTAATTTTGTGTGGGCATAAATGGTATATACATTGGACGCATAGAGCAAATATATGTAGATCGTGTTACACATTTTTGTTTAAAATGGCACCCCGCTTACTTCAATTCAGTAGTTTATATTTTCATACGTCATTTTGTCAAATGCTTCTTGCTTCATATGATTTAGTATTGTTTTCAAATATAAACCAACAACAATCCTAAATTTCTTTCTGTTATATTTTTAGCTTTTAGCACATATTATGCATATGTTATCATGCTTCCCGCGGAAACGCGCGGGTCATTGTCTCTTTGTTATATGTAACTTGATGAATTTTTATCCCTTCCAACAACATAGCGTCAACATCTTGTCGATGGATTCTTTTTGAACATCAGCATAAGACATCTACATCTCTCTAAACATATATAAAAATAAGAAGGGGAGAGAACTTTTTGTATTATCATGTATAACAATATAAAGAAGAACGATTATTTGTATGTATCTCTTCCAATTccgtaactacgcactcaaaataccatggacatagacgAAGGCATTCGtatcacgcgtacataactacgcactcaaaataccatgggcatagacgaaggcataactagcttgtgatccataatacggctcgactgctcctggacacacatactttcactttttcttttttatccttttcaggtttcttttccgcAAGCTTCTTCTGACGATCTGATCATCGGTCCTCTCGACAGGATGGATACACCAAGATGGCAAGAAGCACTGGCGTACAAGGGAATTTctaggtggtctctttaacgatcactctacctgttttcaagacccgcacgcagctctcccttggttgtggCATTTTAAATAGCTCGGTTGCTTATTGCAccacttgtacaaatacgctttgacgtattaatcaaactataatagaaacagtttgcggcccaactttTGCAGCACTAGCTTActaccccttttttcttttttgataatCTTCTcaagttgcacccgtacactttggtacgctttaatCTGCCAGGGGTTTCATTTCGACCCATAATACGACAATAAAGTTCGAACACTTTTTAcaatatagttcggcaccccgaatttagcattatatgcattggctccgaataatgtctttggtcaatagttaggttgtccggctcctgtgcttactaccttacgtttcgctatatcggctagggtagtaaaggaagaactactgcgattgtgtcctgatttatccggatgagcacatcagtagagaaagccgaaaactaactgtcatgatgcggcgagagccggtcagctcttcggaggtttcaaatctttagcgattttttccgcattatgcgatgaatcgtctcttacccgatcaggtgtttacagtaccctagttcggatactaggggctgcatctaaattttcattgtcaaactcctatggctaagtgaggttgACAAAGCTAcatagtccgattgtctggttcgttgcgctaaacacctccttcaaggaccaaacaattggatcaagagtgtttagattctatcccaaacacccccgtactacctacatggggactgaagccgacgactggccaactctcaaaaatTTCATAAAcagggccgcacaggaggtaaaatattaaacaagcattatattacatagccGAACTTGTTTCACAATACAGAGCGAGACaatatgaatgtattcattcaaagattacattcTTCGTACATTGCTCCGCTAtaatgcgggatccctccaggacatcgcTAAAATGTCGcttgggcgtgcggtgctccttgcccgcgggcggtccctcggtcgcgaCCGTGACGGCATTCATCTTCACCCACTACATCTTGAcacaggcgaaggccatccgcgcacctttgatgcagaccgaccgcttgatggcgtcaagccgagggcatgcatcgactagccgcttcacgagaccgaagtagctgctgggtatggcttcggcaggccacaaccggattattaaGTCCTTGATGGCCAGTTCGGCccccctatgcagttcgaccagatgttttagctgatcgctaaagggcaccggatgttctggcgcaaggtattgcgaccagaacagcttctccattgagctcccttcttcagctcggAAGAATTCTGCAGCGTCAGAAACACTGCACGGCAGGTCCACAAACGCCCCTggggaactccaaatccgggttagtaagagatacctcttcttcacatacttgaTTTGCATACTAAAAGCCTTACCCGCAACGATTTTCTTGgcttcctggatctcctggagggcgccctgggcttcaacccgggcctcttCCGCGCTTTGGCGAGCCTTGACGAGTTCGGTCTCTTGAGCCGAAacatcgcgctccaaggactcgcatttcttcacggcatcctagagctcttgctggacctcatcaagccTGGCCTCGTACTTCTCAcgggcggcttgttccttggcagctttctcctcggcctcggccagcaccTTTTTAAGGACCTCGACCTTGGTCGCCGCTCCTACAAATATCATGGCACTACGGTCAATACACATCATTTATTCTTTCCGAATATACAGCAAGTCaccacataccttgcttgtcctccaactgcctttttacaaggccgagctcttcttcggcccactCCAGACTTTGCTTTAGTCTggagacctcagcagcatgagaggttGCGGCCAacaacgacgcctgcttattcacataagacatatttagttagtttcctgcaaaaattacttgatcctctatccgacttttctttccgaacactggacagtgtctcaggggctactgtctatactatgactttctcttttgcgtcgcttacctcaaagcctgtcagtaggctggtgcaggcttcggtcagtccgctcttgacggactgaaccctctcaaccaccgtacccataaggatacggtgttcctccacaatggaagcgcctcgtagcgcttccagcagattatccggtgcctctggatggacagaggtcaccggtggaataggcgcacctccTCCCTTCGGAGGAGGCTCCTCGCTTGATTCCGGAGCCGAGTGGGTCTCTGGGATGGTATTCGGCagggggccgaattggatatggcccccatcgccacTTTCCATGGGGATTTTCTCCCCAAGGTGTCCGATGGCCGAAGGTTCACCCTCCGGCGCCACCCTGACGGCCCTGAACCTCTCCCTGTCCTGGGAAtgtccttcgggacagcacctcggtgttgcccttggccttgggagagtaagcCATCGGCGGTGACTCGGTGGCCATCACCTTCGAATCTAGCGAACCCCCTGATGAGGATCGCAgggagctgtcgtgggccggactgcaattGCATAATTCAACATGTTAAAGCTATGAAGTAGAGATGCCGAATATATGGATGCATCAGGGTTTTTTAGTACTTacgatgcggccaggggcttgTTTCGGGGGCGCGGCTCTGGGCTGCTGTCAacatcccacgcggagttatccgcgagggaacccttccccctcttggatgcTCCTGCCTCCAgacttgtggaggccgccctcttcttccttcccccctctAGGGGAgagttgctttcttcctcctcctcgtcgtcttcggcggcaGAGGAGTGAGTCTTGTTGTCTTCGGACGATATGCCCGAAACTCCCTTGCGACGGAGGCCACTtctggcccccttggccttcttctccggcgcctggtaaggcgccgggaccagcatcttcgtcagaagcgggatGGCTGGTTCCTCGGGCAATGGAGTCGGACACTTAATCCACTCCGTTTTCTCTGTCCATACCTGAGAAAATAAATAGTGAAGTTTAGGTATCTTCCTTGAATAAGCAAGTAGAGGATACACCTTGAAACGTGAAAGACTTACCGCACTGGCGGGATGGGCCAGATCGTGCCCGGGGTCCTCGGTGGTCTCCAGCGgcgtctcgttgcccttgaagagcaccttccagatatcttcgtgcgtagTTTCGAAGAActattgcaaggtctggtgcttggtgatacgtctccgacgtatctacttttccaaacacttttgcccttgttttggactctaatttgcatgatttgaatggaactaagccgggctgacgctgttttcagcagaattgccatggtgttatttatgtgcagaaacaaaagttctcgaaatgacctaaaactccacggaacaacttttcgaaaataataaaaaatccttgccaaagatgaaggccagggggcccaccacctgtccacgagggtggggggcgcgcctgcccccctagggcgtgccccctacctcatgggccccctggagatcctccgacgccaactctaactctatatatttgcttttggggagaaaaaatcaaggagaaaaataatcgcgttttacgatacggagccgccgccaagccctaaaacctctcgggagggctgatctggagtccgttcggggctccggagagggggattcgtcgccgtcgtcatcatcaaccatcctccatcaccaatttcatgatgctcaccgcggtgcgtgagtaattccatcgtaggcttgctggacggtgatgggttggatgagatctatcatgtagtcgagttagttttgttagggtttgatccctagtatccactattttctgagattgatgttgctatgactttgctatgcttaatgcttgtcactagggcccgagtgccatgatttcagatctgaacctattatgttttcatgaatatatgtgtgtttttgatcctatcttgcaagtctatagtcacctactatgtgttatgatccggcaaccccaaagtgacaataatcgggaccactcccggtgatgaccataatttgaggagttcatgtattcactttgtgctaatgctttgttctggttctctattaaaaggaggccttaatatcccttagtttccattagtaccctgctgccacgggagggtaggacaaaagatgtcatgcaagttcttttccataagcacgtatgactatattcggaatacatgcctacattacattgatgaattggagctagttctgtgtcaccctatgttatgactgttacatgatgaaccgcatccggcataattatccatcaccgatccaatgcctacgagcttttcctatattggtttacgcttatttacttttccgttgctactgttacaatcactacaaaacaccaaaaatattacttttgcttccgtTACTTtttttaccgttaccaccactatcatattattttgctactgaacactttgctgcggatactaagttatccaggtgtggttgaattgacaactcaactgctaatacttgagaatattctttggctccccttgtgtcgaatcaataaatttgggttgaatactctaccctcgaaaactgttgcgatcccctatacttgtgggttatcaagactattttctggcgccgttgccggggagcatagctctattctttgagtcacttgggatttatatctgctggacactatgaagaacttgaaagacgctaagacaacaatttatccctcaactacgagggaaggtaaggaactgccatctagctctgcacttgattcaccttctgttatgagtaagcttgcgacacctaaacctgcttctgctattcgttctgatatgtcgcatgttattgatgatgccacttctgctatgcatgatacttatgatgaaactacttctatgctttatACTACTTtgtcccttagtgaatttcttgatgaacaaattgctagggctagagagaaagaaattattgaaactgattatattgatgaatgtgatgatgaagatatgcctgttattcctgagggttatgtttttgatatggaagcttctgcagctattttagcttgcaaagatagttatGAACTCAAGAggctattaattaaatggaacaaggaatctcttagagatagaatgaaacctgaccctgcttttgctacttcacctatctgtgttgccgataaggattatgaattctctgttgatcctgatataattactttggttgaatctgatccttttcatggcattgaatctgaaactgttgtggcacatcttgctaaattaaatgatatagccaccatgttcactaatgatgagagatctcgctacttttatatccttaaaatatttccgttctcattaaaggctgatgc
This portion of the Triticum dicoccoides isolate Atlit2015 ecotype Zavitan chromosome 7A, WEW_v2.0, whole genome shotgun sequence genome encodes:
- the LOC119328850 gene encoding probable E3 ubiquitin ligase SUD1 isoform X2, coding for MAEIVDPAAAAAGGEPEEQEEARSLSTAAAAAAAADDDEDDEEEGDVCRICRNRGDDEHPLRYPCACSGSIKFVHQDCLLQWLDHSNSRQCEVCKHAFSFSPVYAQNAPTRLPFQELVFGVGMKACHVFQFVLRLAFVLSVWLMIIPFITYWIWRLTFVRSLGEAQRLFLSHISAQLILSDCLHGFLLSAIIVLIFLGATSLRDYIRHLRELGGHEADRDDAGRERHGARAVRRLAGPNNRVPGADGNIDDLAEAQGLGAGELLRRNAENVAARLERLEAQVEQMLDGLDDADGAEDVPFDELVGMQGPVFHLVENAITVLASNAIFLIVVIFVPFSLGRIVLYYLSWFFSSASSPMLARVMPFTESAISLANETLNSAFNAMKNFSSDSHNEGVIGHVIEVVTQSLKINATGLAVMQGTGKSSLVKGTAIGSSYLSDLTTLAVGYMFIFCLVFLYIGSLALLRYARGERFTIGRLYGIAAILEAIPSLCRQFFSGMKHLMTMVKVAFLLVIELGVFPLVCGWWLDVCTLKMLGTTISQRVEFFTMSPLASSSIHWLVGIVYMLQISIFVSLLRGVLRNGVLYFLRDPADPNYNPFRDLIDDPVHKHARRVLLSVAVYGSLIVMLVFLPVKLAMRVAPKTFPLDITIFDPFTEIPVDVLLFQICIPFAIEHFKPRATIKALLHHWFAVIGWALGLTDFLLPKPEENAAGQENWNGRAERRDRVHGGMEMVAPQLEQRMIQHAAIDNDGRGNANEANDIAEESDVDDQGDSDFALRIILLLILAWMTLLIFNAGMIVIPISLGRLVFEAVPRLPITHGIKCNDLFSFSIGCYIIWSAAAGTRYAVDYIRSRRLGFLVQQICKWCSIVLKSSALLSIWIFVIPVLIGLLFELLVIVPMRVPIDESPVFLLYQDWALGLIFLKIWTRLVMLDQMAPLVDESWRMKFERVREDGFSRLKGLWVLHEIITPIITKLLTALCVPYVLARGVFPVLGYPLIVNSAVYRFAWLGCLIFSTLFFCGKRFHVWFTNLHNSIRDDRYLIGRRLHNFGEDSRRSNEPDETPGSLEDDLALIPLDHQDNDDVGLRFRGNNRHEDAGVVVG
- the LOC119328850 gene encoding probable E3 ubiquitin ligase SUD1 isoform X1, with the translated sequence MAEIVDPAAAAAGGEPEEQEEARSLSTAAAAAAAADDDEDDEEEGDVCRICRNRGDDEHPLRYPCACSGSIKFVHQDCLLQWLDHSNSRQCEVCKHAFSFSPVYAQNAPTRLPFQELVFGVGMKACHVFQFVLRLAFVLSVWLMIIPFITYWIWRLTFVRSLGEAQRLFLSHISAQLILSDCLHGFLLSAIIVLIFLGATSLRDYIRHLRELGGHEADRDDAGRERHGARAVRRLAGPNNRVPGADGNIDDLAEAQGLGAGELLRRNAENVAARLERLEAQVEQMLDGLDDADGAEDVPFDELVGMQGPVFHLVENAITVLASNAIFLIVVIFVPFSLGRIVLYYLSWFFSSASSPMLARVMPFTESAISLANETLNSAFNAMKNFSSDSHNEGVIGHVIEVVTQSLKINATGLAVMQGTGKSSLVKGTAIGSSYLSDLTTLAVGYMFIFCLVFLYIGSLALLRYARGERFTIGRLYGIAAILEAIPSLCRQFFSGMKHLMTMVKVAFLLVIELGVFPLVCGWWLDVCTLKMLGTTISQRVEFFTMSPLASSSIHWLVGIVYMLQISIFVSLLRGVLRNGVLYFLRDPADPNYNPFRDLIDDPVHKHARRVLLSVAVYGSLIVMLVFLPVKLAMRVAPKTFPLDITIFDPFTEIPVDVLLFQICIPFAIEHFKPRATIKALLHHWFAVIGWALGLTDFLLPKPEENAAGQENWNGRAERRDRVHGGMEMVAPQLEQRMIQHAAIDNDGRGNANEANDIAEESDVDDQGDSEYSFALRIILLLILAWMTLLIFNAGMIVIPISLGRLVFEAVPRLPITHGIKCNDLFSFSIGCYIIWSAAAGTRYAVDYIRSRRLGFLVQQICKWCSIVLKSSALLSIWIFVIPVLIGLLFELLVIVPMRVPIDESPVFLLYQDWALGLIFLKIWTRLVMLDQMAPLVDESWRMKFERVREDGFSRLKGLWVLHEIITPIITKLLTALCVPYVLARGVFPVLGYPLIVNSAVYRFAWLGCLIFSTLFFCGKRFHVWFTNLHNSIRDDRYLIGRRLHNFGEDSRRSNEPDETPGSLEDDLALIPLDHQDNDDVGLRFRGNNRHEDAGVVVG